The sequence CTTTCTTTTGAACTGATAATCTATGAACAACGGCAACGGTCTGATTAAGCCACATTATCCtatgtgttagtgtatgtttaacACGTggtatgcacacaaacacctgcaCATGTACATGATCACACAAATGCACCAACacagacaagaacagaaaatGTACAGAGATGACAAAAGAATCATACCTAGTGATGATGCTGGCAGGACACCAAGACTGGGTAGAGGGATGTACATTTTCTTACACTAACATATAGCACAGCATGTGGCAACGCTAATGAATACAGTATAGGAAGGTAGTATGCATCACATATAGGATAGTATGTTAACCTATGGGCCTTTCGTATTTAGAAATACATAGACACCTACGAGATTAAAATATCGCCAAAGTGGGCATTAAATCACAATAGTTTGTTGGCCGATTTATTGTTCAAAAAAGCCAACCTCTTTGAGATAATGTAATAAGAAAAACCTTGAGCACTAGGTCATGATACATAAATGACGGTCATGActttaagaagaaatttaactATGATGTGAGCAACTTATTATGGGAAAAAAACCCCAGAAAAAACAGTGATGCTTTAATTCCCtggaggttttatttatttatttatttatttatttttgcaggtaTGCTATTCATGAGTGTCTAACATCAACCATGCAGGACTGGCTGTCCCATGGGTCATTAACACTCACTTGCTGTCACTTGGAAAGGCTGATGAGATGTGAAATGGAAGACAACCACATGCATACTGTTTTATCTGTATAttaaatttgcatgtttttgatgTGCACATGAGTCATATGGAGCAATGCATATAAAAAATCCCAATGTGAAACCTGAATATCAGTCTCTAGGGGAGATATTGTTAGTAATGTCCACAGTGAAACAGTGTGAATCAAATATCACTTTGCCAACACTCTTTGTtgaaaagttgatttttttgtacCTGTGACCTGCGGAACAGAGAAAATTGCTTTTTCCTGTTGTCACTGCATCAGTTTGTATGTTAAAAGCAGTGCCTTGAAAATCAATGGAAACCATGAGCTCTATTTCCGTGAATCAATGGCGATGAAACAAAGAGCAGTTACAGGCGCATGGTGTGAGGGCACAGAGCCTGGCAACTGGTTCTTGGTAATTTTGTGACCAAAGGCATGCAGCACACTTGCAACATATTGAAAACAAGGCTGGATTAGGAGAAATGCACTATCAGTTAGTGTGGTGCAGGTTAGCATAAGATATGACCAGTCACATCAACTATTTTCCATCCCTTCAAAAGCAGTAATAAAGCTTTGCACCACGGCCTCTGACAATTTTGTGGCAGAGAGAATAATCTGGAGCAGATCCACCACAGATGCTTCTCCCCAGAGGAATTGCCATGAGTGAATATACGACATCTTAAATTACATTAGCTTGGAAAGAGGTAACACATTTGGTTAATGTGTTGCTCTGGTTCTAGGAAAACCATTGCCCAATGTAGAAACCCATTCAAAGATATCAGATGAAGAGCTAAACAGAAGTTGGCAGTGAACTGCAGGGGCAGTTTGACTACAGGAGGTGTCCCTCAGCTGTTCCTTGACATCTACAGAGGATGCAACCACCTTGTCAATCCCTGCTCTCTGTGTATTGTGGCATACTGATAGTTCCATGTTGGTGCTTCAGTAAAGCAACTGCAAATCCCAGATACCTTGACATCAGAATTGTACTGCTCTGCTTGATTATTTCTAGAACCCCATTAGACCGCTCCTCCCACTTAGGTGTTGTTAAATTCATAGCTAGTCATCAAAAAAACCAAACCTGTTTGTGTCTggcaaaaatgctgtttcaccaGCTTTAATAGAGCCCCATGTCTTTATCCCTGGCAAGAACAGAAAGGCTTTTAGTTGCTTTTTGGTTCATCTCAGAGTTAGGCTTCAAATAGGGCTATTTGACTGGCCAGGCATGGAAAAGGGAAGGGAAGTTAAGGATGTGCTAGAGGAGACAGGCCTTGCAGCCTGTGACTGTACCTTTCTCATAACAGCGAAGGAACAGAGCACAGTGAAGGCACTATAGATGCCACAGTTCTCTGGAGATGAAAGGCAAAGCTTTATGAGGCTTCACTAATTGGGACTTTAAAACCAGGATCCACAGAGCCACATCAGGGTGCCTTGTTCTCTAGTGGATATGGATAAAGCCTAAATGCAATTTGCTTTGAGCCGATATGGGTTTTAGAGATGGAGTACATGGATTCCTACACCCACAGCAGTCTCACTGCTGTAACAGTTTGGCCATTGGACATGGCTTGAGAGCTTTATAGGGCTTGTTATTGCATCCTCCTCTTAAGATGTACACGTTTTCAATGAcatatgttttatattaaaaatcaCTGATTGCACACTTTCTTTGATATCAAAATGATATATAGACACGGTAATATAACATGTACACTCACATGCCCCATTAAGCCTTTATTCAGTTATTATGCCACACTGGTAATATAagttctcatttttttaaatctgtgaaCAGCACACTATGTAATATGTACCAATAAATTTGGCTGCCTTGTTAAAAGCATGGATCACAAAGCTTACTCACCCTTCCCTCTGTGCTTCACCCTTCTCCagctcctgtatcactccaAGCAGGACCTTGATGGTCTCCTGGCTGGAGCTGATGAGGCTCTCCATGGCCTGGAGCTGTGCTTTGATATCCCTGTCTCCAGATAAGGGTATTATCTGCTGGCTAGTCCCCAAGCCTGGGCGTCCTGTATCTCCTGCAGGAAAGCCCTCGTCCTCCCCAACTGTTTGCTGGATTTTAGAAGAGGCTGACGTATGCCTTGTCCGACATCTTCCCTGTGCCTGCACAGAGCATTTGGCACTATGGGGTAGTGTCTGAGACTGTTGTTCACTTAGCTGTGTGGCCTTTTTCCGTTTACAGCATGCAGAGGGGCTTCCTAGAGACTCTACCCGTGTCAGAGAGTTCCAGGCAACAGGACCCATGCCCTTTGACCTGGTGTCCTGTGAAATTTCCTCGGTGTTAGCCAGCTGGCGCTTGCTGGAAGTGCCCATGCTTGCCTCTTCTTTGGGtaatcctttgtgttttgtcctAGGGCCACAAACCTGGTACTCTGGCTCACCTGTGGAAGGAGGGCTGGCTGGATGACACTCTTCTGAGAGATGCGAGGAGTCTGCACATGACGGTCCATCCACACAGTTGGCACTAGAGAGCAAATCCTCTGTACCACTGCTGTCATCAGTGTGGTGAAGCAATGCTTTTGTCTGCCCCACAATCTTACCCCGGTACTTAGAGGACTCATCCAGGCTTCGTCCATCCTCTCCTACTTTTATATCACTCAAAAAACCATTGTTTTGCCCTCTGTAGTCTTCCACCAATgcagtgtgtttaaatgtgtgtccTTTTTTCCTCTCGAAAGGAAAAGTCTTGTATCGCTTGGTGAGGTCTGGTGATGTCTGGACGCCAGTGCTCTTGGTTACGTTTGGAATAGAGCGTCTTGCAGGCATAGTCATATACTTTCTGTGTGTCACTTTGCAAGAAATAGACCTGGAGCGTCTTCCCCGGTGTTCGTTCTGAGCATCACAGATATCCTTAAAACGCACTTGTAAAGCCTTGTTCCTCTTTCTCACCTGCTGCTTGCCTGATTCCACTCCATAATGTGCATCAAGGCTGTGTGATGGGACCGTCTCTGAATCTGATTCATCTGAATTTGAGAGAACGATGCATTTGGTGTCCTCCTTGCTCACCATATTTCCTGGgagaagtgaaagagaaaaacatcagaGCCTCTGTATTACTCTGTTATCTAGTGGGAGGAAATTCGATTCAGGATTACTCTAGAGAGACAGCAGATGGGCTAATATTTTTCTCGTTCTGTGACCTTTGCTTTATATCCTTTACATATTTCCTGAACTCTAGCAATACTTGATTAATATCCAGTATGTAAATAATCACTGACAGCTTTGATCAGACTAATAAGCTAAAATTGTTTTGATTATTCACCAGACTACTGTATGttgatattgtttttgttattcctGTTGCAGTGCTTTCAAATTAAGGTCCACATAACCAAATGAGAAATATTGgactttctgtctctgttgtgaTGAAACAGATTTTTATGAGATTTCATAACTAGTGCATGAAATATATAAAGCATTGCAAGGAAATGAATTGATGCCTGATACCGCTGAAAGGAAACATCAGAACGAGCTGGTTAATCATTTTCATATGACAAGACACCATGTGATAAATAAACTCAGATGAATCATTTATTACCACACAAAAGGGAGCTATTTATGGGGAAGCATCTTCTGTGAAAGCAATCATGTTTAATCATTCTGAGACATTGTAAATCCATCAATGTGATTGTTCGGGTGGGGAAATTTATTCTGAGAAGCGATTTATTCACCGTCAGTTTCACTGCTCTCATGAAATCTGTAAAAGGAAAAGCATGGGTAGACCACTTTAACTTTAATCACTGATCTACAGCTCACCAACAACCACATTACAATGAAATTGGTGAATAAGGATATTATGAAAAGCAtgcattgttgttattttctatCATTGTAATAGCAGTCCCTATATCTATGTTGATTTAAAAGCTTCTTAGGCAGGAGACTTTGGATCTACAGAACATATCACAGCAACActaactaagaaaaaaaaaaaacttttaagaaagactttttttttttttttttggaatagtCCAATGTTGACACACAACTCTCAGGTGGTAAAAATGATGTTCATGATGTTGTTTGCAAGATCTCCAGGGAGTGTGTaacctgtgtctctgtgtaagCATGACCTTAGCCTATCCCTAACCTGACCCCATTTTTAAAGCTACATACTTCTTATCTATCTCTCTCATTAAACACAACCCTACGATTATCCTAGTCCTACTgaactaccttttttttttattgctaaagcttttattatttcctgtgactgtgactgcgtgtgtgtatctgtgtgagagtgtgtactTGTTTGTGAGAATGGGTGCGTATATTGTTGTCACCCTTTCAAAGATAGCCCTTTGTCAGTATCtcacagagggaaagagtgcTCTCCTcatgcacccacccacacacacacaatagcagACAAAGGCTGATAATAAAAAGGGTTAGGCTGTATGCCTTGGGACTCTTGCCATGGGTTTCACCTTGCAGACTGTCCAGCGTAACCTCCCGTTAGCTCAGACTGTTGATGAAATGGAATATATTTAGAGACGTCGTGTATCTCTGTTTCATCTTGCTCCCTGTCATCACTGACAGAAACAGCAAGCCAGAAATTTCTAGTGTCACTTCAGTCACTACAACGTATTCAGTGCcagatgacaaaaaaatgaggaaGCAGCTCAATCTCATTATGCAAGTACAATATGGTATGCTGTGTCATGGATTTACACACAGTTGTTTTGAAAGTTAGAGCAGCTGAATTTTATTGGGGGTGGTATTTGTTCTGAAACACGGCATATTATGCACTTTGATTTCAGCATAAGTTGTTTGTCAGAAGCTCTTCCACAGATAAAAAAGAATTTCCTCTGTTCAAAGCTGATTCACATGGGATCGTGTTATTTCACACCCAGAAATACCAATCTCACACCACTGAAAAGGTAATCACATCTGCAGGAAGTCTCCTCTATGCTCGCACAATTTCATATGCAGTCATGTAAGGTATGTAAAGCAGCTAAATGGAAATTCACACAAAGGGAACGAAGAAAAGCTCTTCAATTACTCATTATTATTGGGAAGCGagtgaaacagacagacagagagagagagagagagagagagagcgagagagagagagagagagagagagagagagagagagagagagagagagagagagagagagagagagagtgagtgagtccAAAGACAGAGACTGAAGTGGCATACGGACGTATTCAGACAGTTCAGCATGCATCTATCACTTTGAATCATCTCATTCCtttgcctcttcttcttcctcctccttctgcaactcgtcgtcctcctcctctcaaaGCGAGCTATATCTCTGCTAATGACCTGAGGTCCTTCCCTGATTTGGCCTCAGCCATCCAAAGGATTATGAATAATGCATTGACTCTAAAATTGCAAAAGTAATCCTCTTAAATCTCCTTATGTACCCTGGCAGACCACGTTGTCTGTTCCAATTGCCCTTCAGTTCTTCATGCTAAAATGCAgcatgtaggaaaaaaaaaacaccttcagcTACAGTACCATGATTGATTTGTTATGACCACAATGTTGTAGAACGTGTTAGAGAAAAGTGCGGATGGAGGGCTATATCCATTTTTCATGCAATAGCAGGCCTACAACATTGCTGACTCATGATTTACAGTGTGCCCTATTGCAAGCCAGAGGAAAGGACAAGGCTTTTCTCGTCCGAGGATCACTACACATCCTTGTCAGCTGATAT is a genomic window of Myripristis murdjan chromosome 15, fMyrMur1.1, whole genome shotgun sequence containing:
- the insyn2ab gene encoding inhibitory synaptic factor 2A, which gives rise to MVSKEDTKCIVLSNSDESDSETVPSHSLDAHYGVESGKQQVRKRNKALQVRFKDICDAQNEHRGRRSRSISCKVTHRKYMTMPARRSIPNVTKSTGVQTSPDLTKRYKTFPFERKKGHTFKHTALVEDYRGQNNGFLSDIKVGEDGRSLDESSKYRGKIVGQTKALLHHTDDSSGTEDLLSSANCVDGPSCADSSHLSEECHPASPPSTGEPEYQVCGPRTKHKGLPKEEASMGTSSKRQLANTEEISQDTRSKGMGPVAWNSLTRVESLGSPSACCKRKKATQLSEQQSQTLPHSAKCSVQAQGRCRTRHTSASSKIQQTVGEDEGFPAGDTGRPGLGTSQQIIPLSGDRDIKAQLQAMESLISSSQETIKVLLGVIQELEKGEAQREGLSYRTGQDTANCDTCRNSACIIYSVELDFKQQEDKLQPLMKRLCPLDSQQCPALPYSNEVFTSTPKRKSKTESKKHARWKLWFL